The Polyangium aurulentum genomic interval GTGGGTCGGGGTCTTGACGATGCGGTTCAAGCGCAGCCCGGACGCTGCGAACAGGCGGGCGAAATCGTCCTCGGTGCGCTCGCGTCCGGGCAGCGAGACCATCATCATCACGTCCATGACCTTTCCGAGGTGCTGCGTGTCTCCGGGCGGAAGGACCGCGTCGATGACCAGGACGCGCCCGCCCTCGTCGAGCGCCTTGCGGCAGGCGCGCAGAATGACGATTGCGCTATCGTCGCTCCAGTCGTGGAGGATGCGCTTCAGGATGATGGCGTCGCCGTGCGGAACGGAGGCGAAGAAATCGCCGGCCAGGATCTCGCAGCGGTCCGAGAGCCCCTCGGCGGCGATGCGCGAATCATTGAGGACGTGCTCGGCGTCGTGGAGCACGCCGCGCGCGGTGGGGTTTGCCCTGAGCGCCTCGACGAGAAAGCCTCCGTGGCCGCCGCCCACGTCGACGATGCGCCGGAAGGGGGTGAAATCGTACGCGCTGGCGATGGGGGCGTTCTCGATATCGGACATCCCGGCCATGCCCCGGTGATAGACGAGGCCCGCCTCCGGGTTTCTCGCGAGGTAATCGAAGAACGATCCGCCGAAGATCTGCACGAAGGGCGTCTCGCCGGTGCGCACGGTGGTGGAGAGCTTGCCCGCCGGGGCCCAGAACATCTCGTGGATCATCATCATCACGGCGTCGCGCATCGAGCCCTGCGCGCCGTTGCGCAGGATGTCGGCGGCGGGCGTCAGGGCGAAATGCTCCGGGTCGGTCTCGGTGAACACCCCTGCCGTCGCGAGCAGCCGCAAGATGCGCATCAACGGCTGCGCCTTCACGCCGAGCGCCTCGGCGAGCGCGTTCACCGATTTCGGTCCGCTCTCGAGCTGATCGGCCACGCCGAGCTCGACTGCCGTGAACAGCGCCGCCGAATAGAGATAACCATAGCTGAGGTCCGTGATGACGTCGTGCGGCGGACGCGGTTTGGTCATGGTCGAATCTTATATCCCAAACGAACATACCGTCAAGCGACGAGCGCGCGCGGACGTGTCAAAACCGCCATCACCTCGCGCGGGAGACCTCCGTCGGGCGAAACATGACGGTGCGTGATCTCGCGTCACGGGCTCGGGGGCGTCCTTCGCGCCGAAAAGCGGCTCGGGGTGGCGGAGGAGCGGACGGTGCTTCAAATTGTCGCATTCCCTTGCCGCCCACGCGGCGCTATTCGTCCCGATCAGGAGGTGACTCGTGCAGCTTCGTCTTTCGCTCGTGTCTTTCGTCGGTCTCGCGGTGCTTTCGGGGTGTGGGGGCGGTGGTGAGGGGGGAAATGCGACGGGCGCCGGTCCCGTGGATCCGATCGACGTCGCGCTCGCGTTCGAGGCGCGCGTCGGCGACGCGGCGTTCGACTGCAAGGCGACGCACCCGGACCTCGGGACTGCGGGCACGGAAGCGTCGATCACCGATTTTCGGCTCTACGTGCACGACGTGCGCCTGCGCCGCGCCGATGGGACCACGGTCCCCGTCGAGCTCGAGCAAGACGGCCTGTGGCAGCACGAGAACCTGGCGCTGCTCGATTTCGAGGATCGCACCGGCGCGTGCGCGAACGGCACGCCGGAGACCAACGCCACCCTCCACGGCACGGCGGAGCGGGGCACCTACGACGGCGTCTCGTTCAAGCTCGGCGTTCCCTTCGAGCTGAACCACGGCGACGCGGCCGCCGCGCCCTCGCCGCTCAACTTGACAGCCATGTTCTGGAGCTGGAACGGCGGGTACAAGTTCTTCCGCGCCGACGCGCTGCCCGAGGGCTCCATGACCGCATTCAACGTGCACATCGGCAGCTTGGGCTGCCAGGCGGACGCAAGCGGAAAGGTCACCTCGTGCGACCGGCCGAACCGGGCGGAGATCACGCTCACGGGGTTCGATCCGCTCGCGCAGAAGGTGATCATCGATTACGCGGCGCTCGTCGCCGGAATCGACCTGTCGAAGGACGCGGGCGGCGCGCCGGGCTGCATGTCGGGCCCGGACGACCCGGAGTGCGTGACGATCTTCGATCGGCTCGGCATTGATATCCAAGACGGCACGCTGCACCCCGACGCGCAGAAGCTTTTCCGTGTAGAGTGAGGCGATGATGAACGCCCCCCGTGCAGCCCTCCTCGCCGCGCTCGTCCTCGCCGGGTGCGGCAGCGATCCCGTGCCGCCCTCGCCCCCCGCGAACACGGAAACGTGGGATTGGGGTTTGCCGCCTGGCTATCCAAAGCCCAAGGTCCCGGCGGACAACCCCATGACCGTCGCAAAGGTCGAGCTCGGCCGCAGGCTTTTCTACGACACGCGCCTGTCGGGGAACGGGACGCAGTCGTGCGCCTCGTGCCACGCGCAGGAGAAGGCATTCACCGACGGGCTCGCCAATGCGGTGGGCTCGACCGGCCAGGCGCATCCGCGCGGCTCGATGGCCATCGTCAACGTGGCGTATCTGTCGTCGCTCACCTGGGGAAACCCGATCCTCGGCAGCCTGGAAGAGCAAGCGCTCCTGCCCATGTTCGGCGAGACCCCGGTCGAGCTCGGGCTCGCGGGCAAAGAAGAGGAGCTGCTCGCGCGGCTGTCCGATTTTCCGCAGTACCACGACATGTTCGCCGACGCCTTCCCGGGCGACCCGGAGCCGATCATCCTCGATAACATCGTCAAGGCGATCGCGGCCTTCGAGCGCAGCGTCGTCTCGTATCGCTCGCCGTACGACCGTTACACCTACGAGGGCGACCCGTCGGCCCTCTCCGAGGCCGCGCTGCGCGGCAAGGAGCTGTTCTTCTCGGAGAGGCTCGAGTGCTTCCATTGCCACGGCGGATTCAACTTCTCCGACTCCGTGACGCACGCGGGCAGCACGTTCACCGAGACGATGTTCCACAACACCGGCCTTTACAACCTCGGCGGCACGGGCGCGTATCCCGAGGGGAACACGGGCATTCACGAGATCACGCACC includes:
- a CDS encoding methanobactin export MATE transporter MbnM, with product MMNAPRAALLAALVLAGCGSDPVPPSPPANTETWDWGLPPGYPKPKVPADNPMTVAKVELGRRLFYDTRLSGNGTQSCASCHAQEKAFTDGLANAVGSTGQAHPRGSMAIVNVAYLSSLTWGNPILGSLEEQALLPMFGETPVELGLAGKEEELLARLSDFPQYHDMFADAFPGDPEPIILDNIVKAIAAFERSVVSYRSPYDRYTYEGDPSALSEAALRGKELFFSERLECFHCHGGFNFSDSVTHAGSTFTETMFHNTGLYNLGGTGAYPEGNTGIHEITHLATDMGRFRAPTLRNIALTAPYMHDGSIATLSEVLDHYAAGGRTIEAGPHAGVGSENPFKSELINGFDLTPAEKADVIAFLEALTDEALLGDARFSDPWKVEQTGGEP
- a CDS encoding MbnP family copper-binding protein translates to MQLRLSLVSFVGLAVLSGCGGGGEGGNATGAGPVDPIDVALAFEARVGDAAFDCKATHPDLGTAGTEASITDFRLYVHDVRLRRADGTTVPVELEQDGLWQHENLALLDFEDRTGACANGTPETNATLHGTAERGTYDGVSFKLGVPFELNHGDAAAAPSPLNLTAMFWSWNGGYKFFRADALPEGSMTAFNVHIGSLGCQADASGKVTSCDRPNRAEITLTGFDPLAQKVIIDYAALVAGIDLSKDAGGAPGCMSGPDDPECVTIFDRLGIDIQDGTLHPDAQKLFRVE
- a CDS encoding methyltransferase translates to MTKPRPPHDVITDLSYGYLYSAALFTAVELGVADQLESGPKSVNALAEALGVKAQPLMRILRLLATAGVFTETDPEHFALTPAADILRNGAQGSMRDAVMMMIHEMFWAPAGKLSTTVRTGETPFVQIFGGSFFDYLARNPEAGLVYHRGMAGMSDIENAPIASAYDFTPFRRIVDVGGGHGGFLVEALRANPTARGVLHDAEHVLNDSRIAAEGLSDRCEILAGDFFASVPHGDAIILKRILHDWSDDSAIVILRACRKALDEGGRVLVIDAVLPPGDTQHLGKVMDVMMMVSLPGRERTEDDFARLFAASGLRLNRIVKTPTHLSIVEAVAA